A genomic window from Silene latifolia isolate original U9 population chromosome Y, ASM4854445v1, whole genome shotgun sequence includes:
- the LOC141630226 gene encoding protein FAR-RED IMPAIRED RESPONSE 1-like codes for MGGKYPKCIITDQDAGIKAGVKKVFKDKTHHRYCMWHIMKKLPDKIGSTLYRETNFMKELCACVWVEDIEPAEFEEGWCSVISSYGLTEHEWLSSMFDMRASWIPAYFRNLFLGGLMRTTSRSESENSFFGNFMNPNLTLVEFLMRFESAMDAQRWKQSKLIADSKNSFPSLETPHPLEKHASVEWNAACFTCGVKVLGGNTSDNISIHDRERNKVYYVGFIPDGVKLSCSCKKFERHGILCRHALYVFKEQGFEKVPNHYLLSRWSKLALCQPLCGNLPETLTEDCSALEVQKIKLGNLWSELFSCVTIAEQKPESIDELMDLLKSFKDKMILESSPSECSSGVTGEKSRNKNKELEMLLGTKIPTEVTVLNPIQSKTKGSGKRLVSQKDKVVQEHKKAPRKCNACGELGFHDSRNCPGRA; via the exons ATGGGTGGGAAGTACCCTAAGTGCATAATTACTGACCAGGATGCCGGCATAAAGGCAGGGGTTAAAAAAGTATTCAAGGACAAAACTCATCATAGGTATTGTATGTGGCACATTATGAAGAAACTACCTGATAAGATCGGCTCTACACTTTATAGGGAAACAAACTTCATGAAAGAGCTATGTGCGTGTGTATGGGTAGAAGACATTGAGCCGGCTGAGTTTGAGGAAGGGTGGTGTTCAGTTATATCTTCATACGGGTTAACCGAACATGAATGGCTGTCTTCGATGTTTGACATGAGAGCTTCCTGGATCCCGGCATATTTCAGAAATCTGTTTTTAGGTGGACTAATGAGGACCACATCTAGATCTGAGTCTGAAAATAGCTTTTTCGGAAATTTCATGAATCCAAACTTAACTTTGGTGGAGTTTCTTATGAGATTTGAAAGTGCTATGGACGCTCAGAGGTGGAAACAGTCCAAATTAATTGCCGATTCAAAAAACTCTTTCCCTAGTCTAGAAACACCTCACCCTTTGGAGAAGCACGCTTCT GTCGAGTGGAACGCTGCCTGTTTTACTTGTGGGGTTAAAGTTTTAGGGGGTAATACGTCAGACAACATTTCCATTCATGATCGTGAGAGAAATAAGGTATATTATGTTGGATTTATTCCTGATGGAGTGAAGTTAAGCTGCTCATGCAAAAAATTTGAGAGGCATGGTATCCTGTGCCGACATGCTCTCTATGTGTTCAAGGAACAAGGCTTTGAAAAAGTGCCCAACCATTATTTGCTAAGTAGATGGAGCAAATTGGCTCTATGTCAGCCACTTTGTGGTAATTTGCCTGAGACTTTGACTGAAGATTGCAGTGCTTTAGAGGTTCAGAAAATCAAGCTTGGCAACCTATGGTCTGAATTATTCTCCTGTGTGACAATAGCAGAACAGAAGCCGGAGAGTATCGATGAGTTAATGGACCTACTTAAAAGTTTCAAGGACAAGATGATCTTAGAAAGTAGCCCATCTGAATGTAGTAGTGGTGTCACAGGTGAAAAGTccagaaacaaaaataaagagctTGAAATGTTGTTAGGTACAAAGATACCGACTGAAGTTACGGTTTTAAATCCTATACAATCAAAGACTAAGGGGTCTGGGAAACGACTGGTATCCCAAAAGGATAAAGTTGTGCAAGAACATAAGAAAGCACCGAGAAAATGTAATGCTTGTGGTGAATTGGGATTCCATGATAGTCGGAACTGCCCTGGGAGAGCATGA